From a single Drosophila sulfurigaster albostrigata strain 15112-1811.04 chromosome 3, ASM2355843v2, whole genome shotgun sequence genomic region:
- the LOC133845342 gene encoding uncharacterized protein LOC133845342 isoform X2, with protein sequence MSGTLCEMEQPQQQPEQHLLLPGEEDHQLAVCLASLELQDCEQSLTVVQSNCDGSDSGLDVPSSCCLSRMTLQRGLSSTSGGYTSSNGLEEIYDSCELQLMSSCSAVSPSDQSSECSQQQQQTKTNTQKTATSTTTPQRRTHNGSVKKKVAMFEPEPEQQSPPQLRGRVANLKRAASLPRQQQQQQQQQQQQSQAGQKEKSRPLTSSSSFRAPSATPTATSMRTPRPQKPDTLPSALNRAQSVQRLSQVQRTPSLSRARTPGTPSDDGRWPANRGAAGARRGMSVTPDVMASRLRGSPAPGGTLPRRRKQQSVEDLSVGRLSRSNSISRAAVVDARMTSSVMLTPTSRRSLAPPAASAKVNSLRRPQQQQQQPRTRIYHETAVQTALTSDDLEQVLNGGVLQTRALDAVEQRDQCTQAEPDQRDHELEQLRQEVRQLSGKLQREREEKLAMQQELHLNTERVMGMLELARVVSASAGTPTSEDSGDGSGHDSLLMLESQIQMSGHELFERQQEIGQLRALCRALQLEMRRSLATQQLLLQEKAAIEQESSELQDFLQHEKAAQCDALRELETEYQAAKAQLANREEEAKVLRDECRHLVRLNEQRRQENRLLQTKYAALENKSRELIHQQNAAVAGASTALSGLHTRLDSLVEQLVCSYSISEQDLEDIRFQGESLAAETEHAQNGMKPNGLDLPLSPAANGDALHTLVLTSDGSLSPQRNQSFIAAVIGAIRQATTHSGKRLSLRHGGKRQQGQQATAGHSMLTLHNNEPVSLNGNGDDSDSTEMLDSETEPCLLMMDNVLEDVVQPDSHSHNMVSSCTGMISQIELPTELISQCSQQQQQQQTVNGDDSLQQLSQAITNRQQMELHVHKLSVLPMNNRDQCNTEELSCHDSLAELPSLMEYSTAQAVVDQVIEVDTLVTKLLKVLRLVQLDNDNCIQQLIVDKNKLQQHKEDMLEKLKDLEDVNLKLQDELMDATQELMIKGSDLSGAKSEMQRHRNEIDGQSQIKFKSALFRLK encoded by the exons ATGTCCGGCACGCTCTGCGAGATggagcaaccacaacagcaaccagaacaacatctgctgctgcctggCGAGGAAGACCATCAGCTGGCCGTGTGCCTGGCCAGCCTGGAGCTGCAGGACTGCGAACAGTCGCTGACGGTGGTCCAGAGCAACTGCGATGGCAGTGACAGCGGTCTCGATGTGcccagcagctgttgcttaTCACGAATGACGCTGCAACGTGGCTTGAGCAGCACCAGTGGTGGCTACACCAGCAGCAATGGTCTGGAGGAGATCTACGACAGCTGCGAACTGCAGTTGATGAGCAGTTGCAGCGCTGTTTCACCCAGCGATCAGAGCAGCGAGTGttcccagcaacagcagcagacgaagaCGAACACACAGAagacagcgacgtcgacgacgacgccacAGCGACGCACGCACAATGGCAGCGTGAAGAAGAAGGTGGCCATGTTTGAGCCGGAGCCGGAGCAACAGTCGCCGCCGCAGTTGCGCGGTCGCGTGGCCAACTTGAAGCGTGCCGCCAGCTTgccaaggcaacaacaacaacaacagcagcaacaacaacaacagtcacagGCGGGGCAGAAGGAGAAGTCACGTCCACTGACCAGCTCCAGTTCGTTTCGTGCACccagtgccacgcccacagctaCATCTATGCGCACGCCACGCCCACAGAAGCCAGACACGCTGCCAAGTGCGCTGAATCGCGCTCAATCCGTGCAGCGACTGTCGCAAGTGCAGCGCACGCCTTCGTTGAGTCGCGCACGCACGCCGGGCACGCCTTCCGACGACGGACGCTGGCCGGCGAATCGCGGCGCTGCGGGCGCAAGGCGTGGCATGTCTGTGACGCCGGATGTGATGGCCAGCCGGCTGCGCGGGAGTCCAGCCCCAG GTGGCACCTTGCCACGACGACGCAAACAACAGTCTGTGGAGGATTTGAGTGTGGGGCGTTTATCGCGCAGCAACTCCATCAGTCGTGCTGCGGTCGTGGATGCGCGGATGACTTCCTCCGTCATGCTGACACCCACAAGTCGTCGTAGTCTTGCGCCTCCCGCAGCCAGCGCCAAAGTCAATTCGCTGCGTCgcccacagcagcagcagcagcagccaaggaCACGCATCTACCATGAGACAGCGGTTCAGACAGCTCTGACCAGCGATGATCTGGAGCAAGTGCTCAACGGTGGCGTGTTGCAGACACGCGCCTTGGATGCCGTGGAGCAGCGTGATCAGTGCACGCAAGCCGAACCCGATCAGCGTGATCATGAGCTCGAGCAACTGCGCCAGGAGGTGCGTCAGTTGAGCGGCAAGCTGCAGAGGGAGCGTGAGGAGAAACTGGCCATGCAGCAGGAGTTGCATCTGAATACGGAGCGTGTCATGGGCATGCTGGAGTTGGCGCGCGTTGTCAGCGCCAGCGCAGGCACGCCCACCTCTGAGGATAGCGGCGATGGCAGCGGACACGACAGTCTGCTGATGCTCGAGTCGCAGATACAGATGAGTGGGCATGAGTTGTTCGAGCGGCAGCAGGAGATCGGGCAGTTGCGTGCCTTGTGTCGTGCTTTGCAGCTGGAGATGCGACGATCGCTGGCcacgcagcagctgctgctgcaggagAAGGCTGCCATTGAGCAGGAGTCGAGCGAGTTGCAGGACTTTTTGCAGCACGAGAAGGCGGCGCAGTGCGATGCGCTCAGGGAACTGGAGACGGAGTATCAGGCAGCCAAGGCGCAGCTGGCCAATCGCGAGGAGGAGGCCAAAGTGTTGCGCGACGAGTGTCGACATCTGGTGCGTCTGAATGAGCAGCGTCGCCAGGAGAATCGTTTGCTGCAAACGAAATACGCAGCGCTGGAGAACAAGTCGCGTGAGCTCATCCATCAGCAGAATGCGGCAGTGGCAGGCGCCTCCACAGCGCTGTCGGGATTGCATACGCGTCTCGACAGCCTGGTGGAGCAGCTGGTGTGCTCCTACAGCATCTCTGAGCAGGATCTAGAG GACATACGCTTCCAGGGTGAATCGCTCGCTGCGGAAACGGAGCACGCTCAAAATGGCATGAAGCCCAACGGTCTGGACTTGCCACTGAGTCCGGCTGCCAATGGCGATGCGCTGCATACTCTAGTACTAACCAGCGATGGCTCGCTGTCGCCGCAGCGCAATCAATCCTTCATTGCCGCCGTCATCGGTGCCATACGCCAGGCCACAACGCACTCGGGCAAGCGACTTTCGCTGCGTCATGGTGGCAAAAGACAGCAAGGTCAGCAAGCGACTGCAGGACATTCGATGCTGACGCTGCACAACAACGAACCAGTCAGCCTCAATGGCAACGGGGATGACTCTGATTCCACCGAAATGCTCGACTCGGAAACAGAA CCCTGCCTACTGATGATGGACAATGTGCTGGAGGATGTTGTGCAGCCGGATTCGCATTCACACAACATGGTTTCCTCATGCACGGGCATGATCTCGCAGATTGAGCTGCCCACAGAGCTAATCAGCCAgtgcagccagcaacaacaacagcagcagactgTCAATGGCGATGATTCGCTGCAGCAGCTCTCACAGGCCATCACCAATCGCCAGCAAATGGAACTGCACGTGCACAAGTTAAGTGTGCTGCCCATGAA CAATCGCGATCAATGCAACACGGAGGAGTTGAGCTGCCATGACTCGCTGGCTGAGCTGCCCTCGCTGATGGAATACAGCACAGCTCAGGCAGTTGTGGACCAGGTCATTGAGGTGGACACGCTGGTTACCAAATTGCTCAAGGTGCTGCGACTTGTGCAGCTGGACAACGACAATTGCATACAGCAACTGATCGTGGATAA AAACAAACTACAACAGCATAAGGAAGATATGCTGGAGAAGCTAAAAGACTTGGAGGATGTCAATCTGAAGTTGCAGGACGAGCTAATGGACGCCACGCAGGAGCTGATGATCAAGGGCAGCGATCTGAGTGGCGCCAAGTCGGAAATGCAGCGACATCGCAACGAAATCGAC GGACAGTCACAAATCAAGTTCAAAAGCGCACTCTTTcgtttgaaatga
- the LOC133845342 gene encoding uncharacterized protein LOC133845342 isoform X1, translated as MSGTLCEMEQPQQQPEQHLLLPGEEDHQLAVCLASLELQDCEQSLTVVQSNCDGSDSGLDVPSSCCLSRMTLQRGLSSTSGGYTSSNGLEEIYDSCELQLMSSCSAVSPSDQSSECSQQQQQTKTNTQKTATSTTTPQRRTHNGSVKKKVAMFEPEPEQQSPPQLRGRVANLKRAASLPRQQQQQQQQQQQQSQAGQKEKSRPLTSSSSFRAPSATPTATSMRTPRPQKPDTLPSALNRAQSVQRLSQVQRTPSLSRARTPGTPSDDGRWPANRGAAGARRGMSVTPDVMASRLRGSPAPGGTLPRRRKQQSVEDLSVGRLSRSNSISRAAVVDARMTSSVMLTPTSRRSLAPPAASAKVNSLRRPQQQQQQPRTRIYHETAVQTALTSDDLEQVLNGGVLQTRALDAVEQRDQCTQAEPDQRDHELEQLRQEVRQLSGKLQREREEKLAMQQELHLNTERVMGMLELARVVSASAGTPTSEDSGDGSGHDSLLMLESQIQMSGHELFERQQEIGQLRALCRALQLEMRRSLATQQLLLQEKAAIEQESSELQDFLQHEKAAQCDALRELETEYQAAKAQLANREEEAKVLRDECRHLVRLNEQRRQENRLLQTKYAALENKSRELIHQQNAAVAGASTALSGLHTRLDSLVEQLVCSYSISEQDLEDIRFQGESLAAETEHAQNGMKPNGLDLPLSPAANGDALHTLVLTSDGSLSPQRNQSFIAAVIGAIRQATTHSGKRLSLRHGGKRQQGQQATAGHSMLTLHNNEPVSLNGNGDDSDSTEMLDSETEPCLLMMDNVLEDVVQPDSHSHNMVSSCTGMISQIELPTELISQCSQQQQQQQTVNGDDSLQQLSQAITNRQQMELHVHKLSVLPMNNRDQCNTEELSCHDSLAELPSLMEYSTAQAVVDQVIEVDTLVTKLLKVLRLVQLDNDNCIQQLIVDKNKLQQHKEDMLEKLKDLEDVNLKLQDELMDATQELMIKGSDLSGAKSEMQRHRNEIDRLNEDICTLSTLCSSYKKLSPTTEFPPMQLLSPNQAPEQGDVLGILNLLKMWHSGGQLQDQRVSSYLRNVCGTQLTVNTAAHQDNNNVERLRIYANQLEHVSRVLDNCQSLQEQPLQQLRQDMEIVRLNASWSQLLDQSEERDLNANGGDVTASRP; from the exons ATGTCCGGCACGCTCTGCGAGATggagcaaccacaacagcaaccagaacaacatctgctgctgcctggCGAGGAAGACCATCAGCTGGCCGTGTGCCTGGCCAGCCTGGAGCTGCAGGACTGCGAACAGTCGCTGACGGTGGTCCAGAGCAACTGCGATGGCAGTGACAGCGGTCTCGATGTGcccagcagctgttgcttaTCACGAATGACGCTGCAACGTGGCTTGAGCAGCACCAGTGGTGGCTACACCAGCAGCAATGGTCTGGAGGAGATCTACGACAGCTGCGAACTGCAGTTGATGAGCAGTTGCAGCGCTGTTTCACCCAGCGATCAGAGCAGCGAGTGttcccagcaacagcagcagacgaagaCGAACACACAGAagacagcgacgtcgacgacgacgccacAGCGACGCACGCACAATGGCAGCGTGAAGAAGAAGGTGGCCATGTTTGAGCCGGAGCCGGAGCAACAGTCGCCGCCGCAGTTGCGCGGTCGCGTGGCCAACTTGAAGCGTGCCGCCAGCTTgccaaggcaacaacaacaacaacagcagcaacaacaacaacagtcacagGCGGGGCAGAAGGAGAAGTCACGTCCACTGACCAGCTCCAGTTCGTTTCGTGCACccagtgccacgcccacagctaCATCTATGCGCACGCCACGCCCACAGAAGCCAGACACGCTGCCAAGTGCGCTGAATCGCGCTCAATCCGTGCAGCGACTGTCGCAAGTGCAGCGCACGCCTTCGTTGAGTCGCGCACGCACGCCGGGCACGCCTTCCGACGACGGACGCTGGCCGGCGAATCGCGGCGCTGCGGGCGCAAGGCGTGGCATGTCTGTGACGCCGGATGTGATGGCCAGCCGGCTGCGCGGGAGTCCAGCCCCAG GTGGCACCTTGCCACGACGACGCAAACAACAGTCTGTGGAGGATTTGAGTGTGGGGCGTTTATCGCGCAGCAACTCCATCAGTCGTGCTGCGGTCGTGGATGCGCGGATGACTTCCTCCGTCATGCTGACACCCACAAGTCGTCGTAGTCTTGCGCCTCCCGCAGCCAGCGCCAAAGTCAATTCGCTGCGTCgcccacagcagcagcagcagcagccaaggaCACGCATCTACCATGAGACAGCGGTTCAGACAGCTCTGACCAGCGATGATCTGGAGCAAGTGCTCAACGGTGGCGTGTTGCAGACACGCGCCTTGGATGCCGTGGAGCAGCGTGATCAGTGCACGCAAGCCGAACCCGATCAGCGTGATCATGAGCTCGAGCAACTGCGCCAGGAGGTGCGTCAGTTGAGCGGCAAGCTGCAGAGGGAGCGTGAGGAGAAACTGGCCATGCAGCAGGAGTTGCATCTGAATACGGAGCGTGTCATGGGCATGCTGGAGTTGGCGCGCGTTGTCAGCGCCAGCGCAGGCACGCCCACCTCTGAGGATAGCGGCGATGGCAGCGGACACGACAGTCTGCTGATGCTCGAGTCGCAGATACAGATGAGTGGGCATGAGTTGTTCGAGCGGCAGCAGGAGATCGGGCAGTTGCGTGCCTTGTGTCGTGCTTTGCAGCTGGAGATGCGACGATCGCTGGCcacgcagcagctgctgctgcaggagAAGGCTGCCATTGAGCAGGAGTCGAGCGAGTTGCAGGACTTTTTGCAGCACGAGAAGGCGGCGCAGTGCGATGCGCTCAGGGAACTGGAGACGGAGTATCAGGCAGCCAAGGCGCAGCTGGCCAATCGCGAGGAGGAGGCCAAAGTGTTGCGCGACGAGTGTCGACATCTGGTGCGTCTGAATGAGCAGCGTCGCCAGGAGAATCGTTTGCTGCAAACGAAATACGCAGCGCTGGAGAACAAGTCGCGTGAGCTCATCCATCAGCAGAATGCGGCAGTGGCAGGCGCCTCCACAGCGCTGTCGGGATTGCATACGCGTCTCGACAGCCTGGTGGAGCAGCTGGTGTGCTCCTACAGCATCTCTGAGCAGGATCTAGAG GACATACGCTTCCAGGGTGAATCGCTCGCTGCGGAAACGGAGCACGCTCAAAATGGCATGAAGCCCAACGGTCTGGACTTGCCACTGAGTCCGGCTGCCAATGGCGATGCGCTGCATACTCTAGTACTAACCAGCGATGGCTCGCTGTCGCCGCAGCGCAATCAATCCTTCATTGCCGCCGTCATCGGTGCCATACGCCAGGCCACAACGCACTCGGGCAAGCGACTTTCGCTGCGTCATGGTGGCAAAAGACAGCAAGGTCAGCAAGCGACTGCAGGACATTCGATGCTGACGCTGCACAACAACGAACCAGTCAGCCTCAATGGCAACGGGGATGACTCTGATTCCACCGAAATGCTCGACTCGGAAACAGAA CCCTGCCTACTGATGATGGACAATGTGCTGGAGGATGTTGTGCAGCCGGATTCGCATTCACACAACATGGTTTCCTCATGCACGGGCATGATCTCGCAGATTGAGCTGCCCACAGAGCTAATCAGCCAgtgcagccagcaacaacaacagcagcagactgTCAATGGCGATGATTCGCTGCAGCAGCTCTCACAGGCCATCACCAATCGCCAGCAAATGGAACTGCACGTGCACAAGTTAAGTGTGCTGCCCATGAA CAATCGCGATCAATGCAACACGGAGGAGTTGAGCTGCCATGACTCGCTGGCTGAGCTGCCCTCGCTGATGGAATACAGCACAGCTCAGGCAGTTGTGGACCAGGTCATTGAGGTGGACACGCTGGTTACCAAATTGCTCAAGGTGCTGCGACTTGTGCAGCTGGACAACGACAATTGCATACAGCAACTGATCGTGGATAA AAACAAACTACAACAGCATAAGGAAGATATGCTGGAGAAGCTAAAAGACTTGGAGGATGTCAATCTGAAGTTGCAGGACGAGCTAATGGACGCCACGCAGGAGCTGATGATCAAGGGCAGCGATCTGAGTGGCGCCAAGTCGGAAATGCAGCGACATCGCAACGAAATCGAC CGTCTCAATGAGGACATCTGTACGCTGAGCACTTTGTGCAGCAGCTACAAGAAGCTCTCGCCCACCACAGAGTTTCCGCCCATGCAGCTGTTGTCGCCCAACCAGGCGCCCGAGCAGGGCGACGTCCTGGGCATATTGAATCTGTTGAAAATGTGGCATTCCGGTGGACAGCTGCAGGATCAGCGTGTCAGCAGCTATCTGCGCAATGTGTGCGGCACACAACTCACA GTCAATACGGCGGCGCATCAGGACAACAATAATGTGGAGCGTCTGCGCATCTATGCCAATCAATTGGAGCATGTCTCGCGCGTCCTCGACAACTGTCAGAGCCTGCAGGAGCAACCGTTGCAACAGCTTCGCCAGGACATGGAAATTGTGCGTTTGAATGCGAGCTGGTCGCAGTTGCTGGATCAATCGGAGGAGCGCGATCTCAATGCAAATGGTGGCGATGTGACGGCTTCAAGGCCTTGA